The genomic interval GCGGTGGCCGGCGGGCCGTCGGCGCAAGGGCGGCATGTGCTGTGCATCGACGACGATCCGTCGATTCTCGAAGGCCTGGTGAGTCTGCTGGGCCGTTGGGGTTGCAGCGTGCTCGGCGCGCGCGACGAGGCCAATGCGCTCGCGGCGCTCGAAGGCGGCTTCGTGCCGGATGCCGTGCTGTGCGACTACCAGTTGGCGAATCACCGAACCGGCGCGCAGGCGCTCACTGCCGTGCGCAACATGCTCGCGCGCGCGGGGCACGACAACGTGGTGACGCTGCTGATCACGGGCGACATGGCGTCGGCCGAACTGGCGGCGCTCGCCTTGCAGGGGATTCCGGTGCTTCACAAACCGGTCACGCCGGCGCGCTTGCGGCGCACGCTGGAGATGCTGTGGCAGCAGGCCGAGCTGGACAAGGGGCGGGCCGCTGCGGCGCTGGCATTACGCGTGGGTCAAACGGGAAACGTAGTGGGAAATGAAGCGAGCGGGCGGGTGGTGAGTGGTGCGTTGGCCGCTGCTGGGAGCGCGGCGCAAGGGGAGGCGAGAATGGGATCGAAGGGCCAGCCGCAAAGCACGCTGACTCAAAGCGCTCAGTCGCAAAGTGAAGCGCAGAAGTAGAGGCGCATGGGAAGGGGGAGGCGAGCGGAGAAGGAGAGGCGCGCAGAAAAAGGCGCACAGCAGCAGGCGCACAGCAGACGGACAGGCGAACAGCACAGGGACAGGCGGACTGGACAAGGACAGGCGAACCGCGAAGTAAAGGCGCCCTTGGTCGACATAGCGGCGCGGACGCCGCCGTCGCCACTCTCACGCTACAAAGTTTTCCCAGCTTCCAGCCAGCCATTGATAACGGCGATCGCCGTCGACCGGTTATGCACACCGAGCGCCCGGAAGATCACCGACAGATGCACCTTCACCGTGCCTTCCGCGACGCCCAGGTCGCGCGCGATCATCTTGTTGGTCCAGCCGCGATGCACGAGCCGCATGATGTCCTGCTGACGCGGCGACAGATTCTCCAGCAGATGCTGCTGGTGCGGCTGAAGTGCCTGGATCTGCGTAAGAGGTTCGGTGAGCGTAGCGCCGCCGCCCTGGCTGGGTGCGTGCGCACCGGCCGGAGCCGCATGCTGCGGCGCCGGTTCGGCAAGCGCTTCAGCACGCGCGGGCGCGGCTTGCGCGTCGCGCGAGCCCAGCAGGCTGAGCGCTTCCATCGGCACATAAGCGCCGCCTGAAAGCACCAGTTCGATGGCCTTGAGCATGACGCTGGCGGGCTGGCGCTTCGGCACGAAACCGAGCGCGCCGGCGGCCAGCACCGCGCGCATTTCGTCGGGCGATTCTTCGGCGGAGAGAACGACGAGCGGCAGCGCGGGATTCGCCTTCAACAGCACTTCGAGCGATGAAGCGCCGCTCATGCCCGGCATATGCAGATCGACAATGGCGAGATCG from Paraburkholderia phytofirmans PsJN carries:
- a CDS encoding response regulator transcription factor, which encodes MKFLVADDHELIRQGVKGMLRGLDPDAQFDEADNWETLALLARPDADHDLAIVDLHMPGMSGASSLEVLLKANPALPLVVLSAEESPDEMRAVLAAGALGFVPKRQPASVMLKAIELVLSGGAYVPMEALSLLGSRDAQAAPARAEALAEPAPQHAAPAGAHAPSQGGGATLTEPLTQIQALQPHQQHLLENLSPRQQDIMRLVHRGWTNKMIARDLGVAEGTVKVHLSVIFRALGVHNRSTAIAVINGWLEAGKTL